A genomic segment from Anticarsia gemmatalis isolate Benzon Research Colony breed Stoneville strain chromosome 12, ilAntGemm2 primary, whole genome shotgun sequence encodes:
- the LOC142977221 gene encoding uncharacterized protein LOC142977221 isoform X2 translates to MERLSHDLNLALEESNCGRQERRKLGLRRRTRSAGNLPAVTVSLVEDGSSSSPPQAPLITQPLSDSDDPHLNLHKSSLKSRHYCQIGNFESDSFNENFSPTRPANARRKRKYKKMPVEYADGKRSPPVEILSVTTEPNALPATIIIQGQVLSPMIHVNKHKTHLKPEGCFFRNAFCGKRKWSHRDKGDGCEMRERSFSGGCSSKSAYFSKTDFKSRKYDTDLPKKELVIQPGKIVLKSQNAEGAKPATITNTPSLPGSSSFNFVYKSSKNGTPTLSKMTGYKIATDLPPFFNPSGSGKNCFDSKYHRKFKMLNKTHPQSSLRNPLQFDDSNSGMDCAGNESSSLSSSDSDGVVTNDSDREGDDELTDWPGIEELKVFNKSLTFKTSKTVNNNSPKSTSNMPPPKRLKKEKSLVKSGWASCKNRFKKKRPKVDSGNDDDAMMSDSKTVVDVEEEIICKENRDILQPHSSFSSFSDIKNAGVSGQNANESFFQSFQAFQEKSAQQDESFNQTPRTNFSLQKTSSSDLNLSEKSPQSDHYYSEHSMGNAVVTEVREIRAGCRRIRNERPGFLILSAANEQLSKFLQDSCQTELKLPSFHDPEEKEKLESLAKLYSLELQVEMGRPVLRKTRNTMQAIRVEHSYHNFPSDHKRRCYGDETDTSLSLSDQNSVNSINDLEESQDVPQRQSDMIPHDLVETFSHVVDKSLLHPGEID, encoded by the exons ATGGAGAGACTCTCGCATGACTTAAACCTGGCTCTAGAGGAGAGTAACTGCGGACGGCAGGAGAGGAGGAAGCTGGGGCTCCGCAGACGGACCAGGTCTGCTGGAAACCTGC CTGCCGTCACAGTAAGCCTGGTCGAAGATGGCAGTTCCAGCAGTCCACCGCAAGCTCCGCTCATCACCCAGCCGTTATCTGACTCAGATGATCCACACCTCAATCTGCACAAGTCCAGTCTTAAATCCAGGCATTACTGTCAGATTGGCAACTTTGAATCGGACTCATTTAATGAAAACTTCTCACCGACACGACCGGCCAATGCTAGGAGGAAACGAAAGTATAAGAAAATGCCCGTGGAATATGCAGATGGGAAGAGATCGCCTCCTGTGGAGATCTTAAGTGTTACTACTGAG ccGAACGCACTGCCCGCTACGATAATCATTCAGGGTCAAGTCTTGTCTCCGATGATCCACGTGAACAAGCACAAAACACATTTGAAACCTGAAGG TTGCTTTTTCAGAAACGCGTTCTGCGGCAAAAGGAAATGGTCACATCGGGACAAGGGGGATGGTTGTGAAATGAGGGAGCGTTCCTTCAGCGGGGGCTGCTCATCCAAATCAGCTTACTTCTCTAAAACAGACTTTAAGTCGAGAAAATATGACACGGACCTGCCTAAGAAAGAGCTTGTAATACAACCAGGGAAAATTGTACTTAAGTCGCAGAATGCTGAAGGAGCCAAACCAGCAACTATCACCAACACCCCTTCTTTACCAGGCAGTTCAAGCTTCAATTTCGTATACAAATCCTCAAAAAATGGCACTCCCACCCTCTCCAAAATGACCGGGTACAAAATAGCCACAGATCTCCCACCGTTTTTCAATCCTTCAGGGTCTGGCAAGAATTGCTTCGACAGTAAATACCATAGGAAGTTCAAGATGTTAAATAAGACCCATCCACAGAGTTCTTTAAGGAATCCGCTGCAGTTTGACGATTCTAACAGTGGAATGGACTGTGCTGGCAACGAATCTAGCTCGCTAAGCAGTAGCGATTCAGATGGAGTAGTCACGAATGATAGTGATCGTGAAGGAGATGACGAACTGACAGACTGGCCTGGTATCGAAGAACTCAAAGTGTTCAACAAGAGTCTCACCTTTAAAACTTCCAAAACTGTGAATAATAATTCTCCAAAGTCCACAAGTAATATGCCGCCTCCAAAACGCTTGAAAAAGGAGAAATCACTGGTCAAAAGTGGATGGGCAAGTTGCAAAAATAGATTCAAGAAGAAACGACCTAAAGTAGATTCGGGAAACGATGATGATGCTATGATGTCAGACTCGAAAACAGTAGTCGACGTCGAGGAAGAAATTATATGTAAGGAGAACAGAGATATACTCCAGCCCCATTCCTCCTTCAGCAGTTTCAGCGACATAAAAAACGCTGGTGTGTCCGGACAAAACGCTAACGAGTCGTTTTTTCAGTCATTTCAGGCGTTTCAGGAGAAATCGGCTCAACAGGATGAGTCGTTTAACCAGACGCCGCGAACAAATTTTTCGTTACAAAAAACATCGTCGAGTGATTTAAACTTGAGTGAAAAGTCGCCGCAGAGCGATCATTATTATAGCGAGCATTCGATGGGGAACGCGGTCGTTACCGAAGTGAGAGAGATAAGGGCTGGCTGTAGAAGAATAAGGAATGAAAGGCCGGGGTTTTTAATACTTAGTGCTGCAAACgaacagctgtcaaaatttcTCCAGGACTCTTGCCAGACTGAATTAAAACTGCCAAGTTTCCACGACCCTGAGGAAAAGGAGAAGCTCGAGTCATTAGCGAAGTTGTATTCTCTAGAACTGCAAGTGGAAATGGGTCGACCTGTTTTGAGGAAAACCAG gAATACAATGCAAGCTATACGCGTAGAACATTCCTACCACAACTTTCCATCGGATCACAAACGGCGTTGCTATGGCGACGAAACAGATACCAGCCTTTCTCTAAGCGATCAGAACTCTGTGAACTCCATAAACGACCTTGAAGAGTCACAGGATGTACCGCAAAGACAATCTGACATGATCCCACATGATCTAGTGGAAACCTTCTCCCATGTGGTTGATAAGTCATTATTACATCCAGGGGAAATTGActga
- the LOC142977221 gene encoding uncharacterized protein LOC142977221 isoform X1, with product MERLSHDLNLALEESNCGRQERRKLGLRRRTRSAGNLPAAVTVSLVEDGSSSSPPQAPLITQPLSDSDDPHLNLHKSSLKSRHYCQIGNFESDSFNENFSPTRPANARRKRKYKKMPVEYADGKRSPPVEILSVTTEPNALPATIIIQGQVLSPMIHVNKHKTHLKPEGCFFRNAFCGKRKWSHRDKGDGCEMRERSFSGGCSSKSAYFSKTDFKSRKYDTDLPKKELVIQPGKIVLKSQNAEGAKPATITNTPSLPGSSSFNFVYKSSKNGTPTLSKMTGYKIATDLPPFFNPSGSGKNCFDSKYHRKFKMLNKTHPQSSLRNPLQFDDSNSGMDCAGNESSSLSSSDSDGVVTNDSDREGDDELTDWPGIEELKVFNKSLTFKTSKTVNNNSPKSTSNMPPPKRLKKEKSLVKSGWASCKNRFKKKRPKVDSGNDDDAMMSDSKTVVDVEEEIICKENRDILQPHSSFSSFSDIKNAGVSGQNANESFFQSFQAFQEKSAQQDESFNQTPRTNFSLQKTSSSDLNLSEKSPQSDHYYSEHSMGNAVVTEVREIRAGCRRIRNERPGFLILSAANEQLSKFLQDSCQTELKLPSFHDPEEKEKLESLAKLYSLELQVEMGRPVLRKTRNTMQAIRVEHSYHNFPSDHKRRCYGDETDTSLSLSDQNSVNSINDLEESQDVPQRQSDMIPHDLVETFSHVVDKSLLHPGEID from the exons ATGGAGAGACTCTCGCATGACTTAAACCTGGCTCTAGAGGAGAGTAACTGCGGACGGCAGGAGAGGAGGAAGCTGGGGCTCCGCAGACGGACCAGGTCTGCTGGAAACCTGC CAGCTGCCGTCACAGTAAGCCTGGTCGAAGATGGCAGTTCCAGCAGTCCACCGCAAGCTCCGCTCATCACCCAGCCGTTATCTGACTCAGATGATCCACACCTCAATCTGCACAAGTCCAGTCTTAAATCCAGGCATTACTGTCAGATTGGCAACTTTGAATCGGACTCATTTAATGAAAACTTCTCACCGACACGACCGGCCAATGCTAGGAGGAAACGAAAGTATAAGAAAATGCCCGTGGAATATGCAGATGGGAAGAGATCGCCTCCTGTGGAGATCTTAAGTGTTACTACTGAG ccGAACGCACTGCCCGCTACGATAATCATTCAGGGTCAAGTCTTGTCTCCGATGATCCACGTGAACAAGCACAAAACACATTTGAAACCTGAAGG TTGCTTTTTCAGAAACGCGTTCTGCGGCAAAAGGAAATGGTCACATCGGGACAAGGGGGATGGTTGTGAAATGAGGGAGCGTTCCTTCAGCGGGGGCTGCTCATCCAAATCAGCTTACTTCTCTAAAACAGACTTTAAGTCGAGAAAATATGACACGGACCTGCCTAAGAAAGAGCTTGTAATACAACCAGGGAAAATTGTACTTAAGTCGCAGAATGCTGAAGGAGCCAAACCAGCAACTATCACCAACACCCCTTCTTTACCAGGCAGTTCAAGCTTCAATTTCGTATACAAATCCTCAAAAAATGGCACTCCCACCCTCTCCAAAATGACCGGGTACAAAATAGCCACAGATCTCCCACCGTTTTTCAATCCTTCAGGGTCTGGCAAGAATTGCTTCGACAGTAAATACCATAGGAAGTTCAAGATGTTAAATAAGACCCATCCACAGAGTTCTTTAAGGAATCCGCTGCAGTTTGACGATTCTAACAGTGGAATGGACTGTGCTGGCAACGAATCTAGCTCGCTAAGCAGTAGCGATTCAGATGGAGTAGTCACGAATGATAGTGATCGTGAAGGAGATGACGAACTGACAGACTGGCCTGGTATCGAAGAACTCAAAGTGTTCAACAAGAGTCTCACCTTTAAAACTTCCAAAACTGTGAATAATAATTCTCCAAAGTCCACAAGTAATATGCCGCCTCCAAAACGCTTGAAAAAGGAGAAATCACTGGTCAAAAGTGGATGGGCAAGTTGCAAAAATAGATTCAAGAAGAAACGACCTAAAGTAGATTCGGGAAACGATGATGATGCTATGATGTCAGACTCGAAAACAGTAGTCGACGTCGAGGAAGAAATTATATGTAAGGAGAACAGAGATATACTCCAGCCCCATTCCTCCTTCAGCAGTTTCAGCGACATAAAAAACGCTGGTGTGTCCGGACAAAACGCTAACGAGTCGTTTTTTCAGTCATTTCAGGCGTTTCAGGAGAAATCGGCTCAACAGGATGAGTCGTTTAACCAGACGCCGCGAACAAATTTTTCGTTACAAAAAACATCGTCGAGTGATTTAAACTTGAGTGAAAAGTCGCCGCAGAGCGATCATTATTATAGCGAGCATTCGATGGGGAACGCGGTCGTTACCGAAGTGAGAGAGATAAGGGCTGGCTGTAGAAGAATAAGGAATGAAAGGCCGGGGTTTTTAATACTTAGTGCTGCAAACgaacagctgtcaaaatttcTCCAGGACTCTTGCCAGACTGAATTAAAACTGCCAAGTTTCCACGACCCTGAGGAAAAGGAGAAGCTCGAGTCATTAGCGAAGTTGTATTCTCTAGAACTGCAAGTGGAAATGGGTCGACCTGTTTTGAGGAAAACCAG gAATACAATGCAAGCTATACGCGTAGAACATTCCTACCACAACTTTCCATCGGATCACAAACGGCGTTGCTATGGCGACGAAACAGATACCAGCCTTTCTCTAAGCGATCAGAACTCTGTGAACTCCATAAACGACCTTGAAGAGTCACAGGATGTACCGCAAAGACAATCTGACATGATCCCACATGATCTAGTGGAAACCTTCTCCCATGTGGTTGATAAGTCATTATTACATCCAGGGGAAATTGActga
- the LOC142977221 gene encoding uncharacterized protein LOC142977221 isoform X3, giving the protein MERLSHDLNLALEESNCGRQERRKLGLRRRTRSAGNLPAAVTVSLVEDGSSSSPPQAPLITQPLSDSDDPHLNLHKSSLKSRHYCQIGNFESDSFNENFSPTRPANARRKRKYKKMPVEYADGKRSPPVEILSVTTEPNALPATIIIQGQVLSPMIHVNKHKTHLKPEGCFFRNAFCGKRKWSHRDKGDGCEMRERSFSGGCSSKSAYFSKTDFKSRKYDTDLPKKELVIQPGKIVLKSQNAEGAKPATITNTPSLPGSSSFNFVYKSSKNGTPTLSKMTGYKIATDLPPFFNPSGSGKNCFDSKYHRKFKMLNKTHPQSSLRNPLQFDDSNSGMDCAGNESSSLSSSDSDGVVTNDSDREGDDELTDWPGIEELKVFNKSLTFKTSKTVNNNSPKSTSNMPPPKRLKKEKSLVKSGWASCKNRFKKKRPKVDSGNDDDAMMSDSKTVVDVEEEIICKENRDILQPHSSFSSFSDIKNAGVSGQNANESFFQSFQAFQEKSAQQDESFNQTPRTNFSLQKTSSSDLNLSEKSPQSDHYYSEHSMGNAVVTEVREIRAGCRRIRNERPGFLILSAANEQLSKFLQDSCQTELKLPSFHDPEEKEKLESLAKLYSLELQVEMGRPVLRKTR; this is encoded by the exons ATGGAGAGACTCTCGCATGACTTAAACCTGGCTCTAGAGGAGAGTAACTGCGGACGGCAGGAGAGGAGGAAGCTGGGGCTCCGCAGACGGACCAGGTCTGCTGGAAACCTGC CAGCTGCCGTCACAGTAAGCCTGGTCGAAGATGGCAGTTCCAGCAGTCCACCGCAAGCTCCGCTCATCACCCAGCCGTTATCTGACTCAGATGATCCACACCTCAATCTGCACAAGTCCAGTCTTAAATCCAGGCATTACTGTCAGATTGGCAACTTTGAATCGGACTCATTTAATGAAAACTTCTCACCGACACGACCGGCCAATGCTAGGAGGAAACGAAAGTATAAGAAAATGCCCGTGGAATATGCAGATGGGAAGAGATCGCCTCCTGTGGAGATCTTAAGTGTTACTACTGAG ccGAACGCACTGCCCGCTACGATAATCATTCAGGGTCAAGTCTTGTCTCCGATGATCCACGTGAACAAGCACAAAACACATTTGAAACCTGAAGG TTGCTTTTTCAGAAACGCGTTCTGCGGCAAAAGGAAATGGTCACATCGGGACAAGGGGGATGGTTGTGAAATGAGGGAGCGTTCCTTCAGCGGGGGCTGCTCATCCAAATCAGCTTACTTCTCTAAAACAGACTTTAAGTCGAGAAAATATGACACGGACCTGCCTAAGAAAGAGCTTGTAATACAACCAGGGAAAATTGTACTTAAGTCGCAGAATGCTGAAGGAGCCAAACCAGCAACTATCACCAACACCCCTTCTTTACCAGGCAGTTCAAGCTTCAATTTCGTATACAAATCCTCAAAAAATGGCACTCCCACCCTCTCCAAAATGACCGGGTACAAAATAGCCACAGATCTCCCACCGTTTTTCAATCCTTCAGGGTCTGGCAAGAATTGCTTCGACAGTAAATACCATAGGAAGTTCAAGATGTTAAATAAGACCCATCCACAGAGTTCTTTAAGGAATCCGCTGCAGTTTGACGATTCTAACAGTGGAATGGACTGTGCTGGCAACGAATCTAGCTCGCTAAGCAGTAGCGATTCAGATGGAGTAGTCACGAATGATAGTGATCGTGAAGGAGATGACGAACTGACAGACTGGCCTGGTATCGAAGAACTCAAAGTGTTCAACAAGAGTCTCACCTTTAAAACTTCCAAAACTGTGAATAATAATTCTCCAAAGTCCACAAGTAATATGCCGCCTCCAAAACGCTTGAAAAAGGAGAAATCACTGGTCAAAAGTGGATGGGCAAGTTGCAAAAATAGATTCAAGAAGAAACGACCTAAAGTAGATTCGGGAAACGATGATGATGCTATGATGTCAGACTCGAAAACAGTAGTCGACGTCGAGGAAGAAATTATATGTAAGGAGAACAGAGATATACTCCAGCCCCATTCCTCCTTCAGCAGTTTCAGCGACATAAAAAACGCTGGTGTGTCCGGACAAAACGCTAACGAGTCGTTTTTTCAGTCATTTCAGGCGTTTCAGGAGAAATCGGCTCAACAGGATGAGTCGTTTAACCAGACGCCGCGAACAAATTTTTCGTTACAAAAAACATCGTCGAGTGATTTAAACTTGAGTGAAAAGTCGCCGCAGAGCGATCATTATTATAGCGAGCATTCGATGGGGAACGCGGTCGTTACCGAAGTGAGAGAGATAAGGGCTGGCTGTAGAAGAATAAGGAATGAAAGGCCGGGGTTTTTAATACTTAGTGCTGCAAACgaacagctgtcaaaatttcTCCAGGACTCTTGCCAGACTGAATTAAAACTGCCAAGTTTCCACGACCCTGAGGAAAAGGAGAAGCTCGAGTCATTAGCGAAGTTGTATTCTCTAGAACTGCAAGTGGAAATGGGTCGACCTGTTTTGAGGAAAACCAGGTGA
- the LOC142977240 gene encoding uncharacterized protein LOC142977240 yields MEGAVTPDGGRRTRAALAEIPVRLDRLRVTPLQPVTNLRERSPALPAGYLSPAPSPDELLIQQRGRKRLPVTWSPDIELKRNSSFHSTVRTPPKDNSPLKLGVTLRSTPRKRLLLDTERIPLTPEKIDFGDITTPQKFKITSPVKSTPPIKRSKIERTLNSEFKGPIDAALKGLSPTQLINIIKSITYKHPEVEQELRNEMPMPDLTPLEERLCYLKSNIFKSLPTSRLTSKTDSSAFSRVSTHLAAFKKCVIEQGKLLVESQHWESVLQYVFLAWNYVKATPVWDNQPHNAQRKQCFKALTTFCLTALKKGNLAKDVLADVQDKLQGMIADSDEIQSCLKFIQGQLQM; encoded by the exons ATGGAGGGCGCGGTGACACCAGACGGGGGGCGGCGTACCCGCGCTGCACTCGCTGAGATCCCGGTGCGGCTCGATCGTCTACGTGTCACCCCTCTGCAGCCCGTCACTAACTTGAGAGAAAGGTCTCCAGCACTGCCTGCTGGTTACCTCAGTCCTGCGCCGTCTCCTGACGAACTGCTGATCCAGCAGAGAG gcCGCAAAAGACTGCCAGTGACATGGTCACCAGACATCGAACTGAAGAGGAACTCTTCATTTCATTCTACTGTCCGCACTCCGCCGAAAGACAACTCACCTCTCAAACTCGGAGTCACCCTCCGTTCTACGCCGCGTAAGCGCCTTCTACTCGACACAGAGCGTATACCACTTACTCCCGAAAAAATCGACTTTGGCGACATCACTACACcacaaaaattcaaaatcacAAGCCCTGTAAAAAGTACTCCTCCCATCAAAAGATCAAAGATCGAAAGGACTTTGAATTCAGAGTTCAAAGGACCTATTGATGCCGCTCTCAAAGGTCTAAGCCCCACACAACTCATCAACATCATAAAATCAATTACATACAAGCACCCTGAAGTGGAACAGGAGCTTAGGAATGAAATGCCGATGCCTGACTTGACTCCACTTGAGGAGAGGTTGTGTTACTTGAAGagtaacattttcaaaagctTGCCTACATCTCGTTTGACATCTAAAACTGATTCTTCCGCGTTTTCAAGGGTTTCTACGCATTTAGCTGCATTTAAAAAGTGTGTAATTGAACAGGGTAAGCTACTGGTTGAATCACAGCACTGGGAGTCAGTTCTCCAATATGTTTTCCTAGCTTGGAACTATGTGAAGGCTACTCCTGTGTGGGATAATCAACCACATAATGCACAacgaaaacaatgttttaaggCCTTAACAACTTTCTGCCTGACTGCTTTGAAGAAAGGTAATTTGGCTAAAGATGTGTTGGCTGATGTACAAGACAAATTGCAAGGGATGATTGCAGACAGTGATGAAATTCAGTCTTGTTTGAAGTTCATTCAAGGCCAGTTAcaaatgtaa